One region of Lactobacillus johnsonii genomic DNA includes:
- a CDS encoding MFS transporter, whose translation MTEEAKLTKTEKLNTVKVTTSNAISKFGDVLFDYVNTVFLSSIPNGGLWLSFYQSSEVFISVFFNFWGGAVSDSGNRKRIIFHCDLISGFICLILAIFIPKVFFIYAIILINIALAIITSFRSPAYKAIFREIVYKEHINTVNSILEIVKEIVQIAGPSLALLIANFFGNRIALVLDAVSFFVSGLLIKKLTILTTQPNKKHKKNTLFQIREGFQYILTNSQIMMIIIFSSIVNFIIAGYNLILPFSTYAFSGTTLKAYAVFLTAESVGGLIGASVSTFLKREPTTNRLILFITLCGASLIFVQQLFQLSHSIILVATLIVLFNLFLSIFNIQFMTFIQIKTDINYIGRVFGIIFSVAILFMPFGTFFFQRIFDLKNPYNYLILGLSLVVISLFTFGITFLFALKKKN comes from the coding sequence ATGACAGAAGAAGCAAAATTAACAAAAACGGAAAAGCTAAATACGGTTAAGGTTACTACCAGTAATGCGATTTCGAAATTTGGTGATGTTTTATTTGACTACGTAAATACAGTATTTCTTTCTTCTATTCCAAATGGAGGTTTGTGGCTGTCTTTCTACCAAAGTAGTGAAGTTTTTATCAGCGTATTTTTTAATTTTTGGGGAGGTGCTGTCTCTGACAGTGGTAATAGAAAGCGAATTATTTTTCATTGTGATTTGATTAGTGGATTTATTTGTCTTATATTAGCAATTTTTATTCCTAAGGTATTTTTTATTTATGCGATTATACTTATCAATATTGCACTAGCGATAATCACGTCATTTCGAAGCCCAGCATATAAAGCGATTTTTAGAGAAATTGTTTATAAAGAACACATTAATACTGTTAATTCTATTTTGGAAATTGTAAAAGAAATTGTTCAAATTGCTGGACCTAGTTTAGCTTTGTTGATCGCTAATTTTTTCGGTAATAGAATCGCATTAGTTTTAGATGCAGTTTCATTTTTTGTTTCAGGTTTACTCATAAAGAAGCTGACTATTTTAACAACGCAACCTAATAAAAAGCACAAGAAAAATACCCTTTTTCAAATTAGAGAAGGTTTTCAATATATTCTGACTAATTCGCAAATAATGATGATTATCATTTTCTCTAGTATTGTGAACTTTATCATTGCCGGATATAATTTGATTCTACCTTTTTCAACTTATGCTTTTAGTGGGACAACTTTAAAGGCGTATGCAGTTTTTTTAACTGCTGAATCTGTTGGTGGTCTAATTGGAGCCTCAGTATCAACTTTTCTGAAAAGGGAACCCACAACAAATCGGCTTATTTTATTTATTACACTATGTGGAGCTTCACTAATTTTTGTGCAACAATTATTTCAACTATCGCATTCTATTATTCTTGTAGCGACGTTAATCGTCCTATTTAATCTTTTTTTGTCGATCTTCAATATTCAATTTATGACATTCATTCAGATTAAGACTGATATTAATTATATAGGCAGAGTTTTTGGAATTATTTTTTCGGTTGCAATTCTCTTTATGCCTTTCGGTACTTTTTTCTTCCAAAGAATTTTTGATCTTAAAAATCCTTATAATTACTTAATTTTAGGACTTTCGTTAGTCGTTATATCTTTGTTCACTTTTGGGATCACCTTTTTATTTGCTCTAAAAAAGAAAAATTAA
- a CDS encoding transposase produces MSKYAVETKLKTIELYKKGLGSRQIQCNLNIPSHSTIDRWIILFKKYGKAGLITKRTRKKYSGQFKLEVLNWRKEHNESYQATALKYGISNTGIIANWQRAYEEGGIDALFIKQGLM; encoded by the coding sequence ATGAGCAAATATGCAGTTGAAACTAAATTAAAAACAATTGAATTATATAAAAAAGGTCTTGGGAGTAGACAGATTCAATGTAACTTGAATATCCCATCACATTCTACAATTGATAGATGGATTATATTATTTAAGAAATATGGAAAAGCTGGTTTAATTACAAAACGTACTCGTAAAAAATATAGTGGTCAATTTAAATTAGAGGTTTTAAACTGGAGGAAAGAACATAATGAAAGCTATCAAGCCACCGCACTAAAATATGGAATCTCTAATACTGGAATTATTGCAAACTGGCAACGTGCCTATGAAGAAGGTGGTATTGATGCCCTCTTTATTAAGCAAGGACTTATGTAG
- a CDS encoding DDE-type integrase/transposase/recombinase: protein MPSLLSKDLCSGEIISYTITDRPLTQYVIQGLREVFKARPELQYRMTVHSDQGIQYQSNAYRHELRKHNIFQSMSRRATCHDNAAMESFFHTM from the coding sequence ATGCCCTCTTTATTAAGCAAGGACTTATGTAGTGGCGAAATTATCAGCTACACAATTACTGATCGACCACTAACACAATATGTTATTCAAGGCTTAAGGGAAGTTTTTAAAGCACGTCCCGAGCTTCAATATCGCATGACCGTCCATAGCGATCAAGGCATTCAGTACCAATCTAACGCATATCGGCACGAATTAAGAAAGCATAATATTTTTCAAAGTATGTCACGTAGAGCAACTTGTCATGATAATGCGGCTATGGAAAGCTTTTTCCATACTATGTAA
- a CDS encoding IS3 family transposase yields MENWIKYYNQERIRHKKKSLIPIEYRNQALKAFI; encoded by the coding sequence ATGGAAAATTGGATAAAATATTATAATCAAGAAAGAATCAGACACAAGAAAAAAAGCCTGATTCCGATAGAATATCGAAATCAAGCTTTAAAAGCATTTATTTAA